Genomic segment of Apium graveolens cultivar Ventura chromosome 7, ASM990537v1, whole genome shotgun sequence:
GGATTGCTTAGGGTTTCTATAGATCCAGATCTTATGCTGAGGTCAGGAAAACTGGAACCAAGTCTGCTTTCTTTTCTGCACTATTTTAGGGCATAATCTTTACATAGAAATCGCAACAATGTATATCACTTCCCAACAGAAATAACTGTTATGCAGAACCATTATCAACATATGCCTCTGTCAATGTAGAGGTTGACGGGAAGTATTAGTAGGATGCTACAATGCTGGTGTTCATGGATGGACTTGTTCTTATAACATTCAAGCCCACAATCGAATATGTATCggacccaacaacccaccacaTGTCAGTCCAAAAAAGCTAGCGATTTGATACAAATTGGTTGTTTACTTGTATCTGTAACGGTCTGGAACATTCTTATTCTTATCGACGTGGGATATTACAGTTCTGATCCTACATTGCAAAGGTTTGGCGTCTACTAGGATTTCTTCATGTGGTAATATTCCATGTTTTGCACGAGACTTATTAATTTAAATTTCTGTGTGAAGGTCGATATTTGACCAAGTGTGGCTTACTGGATAGACAGAGAAATGGGAGCAATGACAGAATGGGAGCAATGGCCACACCCCCTGCACTTCCCTTGGCCGGGCATGTCTAACAGTTCGTGGAAGGGAACTAGGGCCAGCAGTAACAAGTCTTAAACCCCCCAAAATGCATTTAAAATGTACATATTTCACGAGAAACACATCACATTTCAAGTTAATTaagcaaaaaaaaaaagaacTCTTGCAAACATACACAAGTTACATAATATGTTTGAAGAGATGCTCAATTTAAAAGTTATAAACTATATTAgtcaaagaaagaaaagaacgATAATGTAgataattcataataaatatattaaataaatgaATGAAACGTAACCTCCCAAGTTGCTCATATTGTTATATAATAAATCCTCCCAATTATTGAGGTGGTATAAGATATAACATAAAAGGTCATTCGACTATAAATGCAACATTTTATTCCAAATAGGTAGAAATGAATACTGCACATTTAGTAAACTTGGTAGAAATGGGCCCCTTTGCCAaccaaaagaaaaaaaatagaactCTTTTTTTTTGCTAAGCAGAACTAACTTTTTTCAACACTGCAAGCTGATCTATTTTCATTATTCCGGCTCAAAATTTTCCCTTCATTACTTCTTTGATGCCTGATGTGCTAGTTCCACATCAGATCTGGTAATCCCCCCTCCCATATTCATAATGTAGTTACATCAATTGTACAAACAGATCAATGAAATCGGGAAAAGCCAGTGTATCATACAGACGACAGCCAGTTTCCTGCACCAATATCAAACTACCATAGATATTAGATTCACTAATGTTATCAATCATAACTTGTTAGTACAAATAAGAATCTTACTTTTCTTTACCTCAAATTTTGGTCATAAAAAGAATGGATAGCATATCAGAGCATAAGAGACAGCAAAAAGACTGATAAATCTTATTTGGTCTGCGCCACTGGCTTGTGTTGCATTCACCACTGTACTTGTTGTATTAGTTACCTTCTTACTGCACCCATGATCAGATATAAGATGTAAGATTACGGCCAAAGATTCTACCTTTACTTCTCAATAAAATAAGTACTGTAGAATAATACCAAACCAAAACTCTAGCATCTATAAAGGCAGAACAGGACAAGTGAGGGTAGAAATGCAGTACAGAAAATTGTTCTAACCTGCCTGGAAATATACAAGCCCCGTGACCTGCAAATTGATCCCACAAGAGGACAGAAACAAGCACAGATTATTATTTACCATGAATTCCACAATGTGAATAGTGCCATGAAAAATTATTTAAGTCATTTCCATTAGAATAATACATCTGATGATGCATTGCTTCATGTCTTTTTCTTGTGACCAGATAAATTGAGAAAATGAACAAAGTGAATCCAGAACTCAATAGCTGAAATAAGAATACCATTCCATAGCATGACAGTTTCATTTATTTTTCATGGCATACAACCATTACCTGCCACTAAGATTATAAACTGAAGGCATCACAACAAATAATAAACACAATACCTCTTTTTTTGTTTGCAAAATCGATAAACACAAGTTTCAATGGCAGACCACATGCAAGCTCCTGGGACACAATAAGGAGACACTGTCTTTTTTAAACAATGTTATGTGTAACTATAGCGGGATACTCACAAACTATGTGCAAGACCAGTTTACCATTTTGTCTAAGCATATCCAAATGGAAGCCATCACCTCAAAACTTTCTCATCTCTTTGCAAAAACTAGATTACGGTGTTATCACTATATCAACAATGTACAAATTATAAAAATGGTCTTACATTCTAAAAAATAAAGCAAAAAGGCGCTTACAACGACTAAAATATAGCGACTAAGAAGCACTTACTGGGGTCAGTAGTGGTGATCATGGCCACTCCCTTAAAGTCACAAGACCCAGCATTTCTCCCTTCTTTCTGATAATAGCTATCAAATGCATAAGAAGCATGGTTCTGTACATTATTAGGCTTATAGCAAGTCTCGCCAGGTTGAATCTCTGAACAGTTTGCCCGTCCAGGTCCACAAGCCCAATCCAAGGCAGTTTGCAATGTTCTTGGGTCAACCGCATCCATGGCAATACAATACGTCTGATTTGTAGTATCATTAGCCAAAAATGTACCACTTCCAGACACATGAAGCAAGTAAACAGGCGTCGAATTTCCATAGAACAGTCCCCAATTAGCTTCAGAAATAGGAGAAGCCCTCAAATCCTCATTAAACAATTCATACAAATACACGCTAGAAGTTATCTCTGGATGAAGTGGTGTTCCACTTCTATCTAAAACATGCTTGATCAAGTTGGAATTATAAGTATCAGCATTGTCTATTGTAGCATACGGCTCCTTAGAATCACCTTTTGAAGGCCATCCAGTTTCCGTAACAAGAACTAACACATCACTAAAATTCAAATTGCTCATAGAAGAATAAACGGAATCAATCATAGCATCAAGAACATTCGTGTAGTGTAGCAAAGTATTCGGATCCACCATTTCTTTTGAAGGCGTTAAAGGCTTAAACAAAGAATTTTCAAGAGGAACAACACCCTTATTCTGCATAAACACATAATAAGGATACAAATTCATCATAAGGGGTGATTTAGTTCTCGAACAAAATTGAAGCAACTGAGTAATAATCGGGGTTAGGGTCTGATTGAAATATGCCTGAGAAGGCGGAAAAGGATCAAGAATAATCGAAGCAGCACTAGGGGTTGAAATCTTGATTTGGGTATGCAAATTTGAGGCCACTAAAGCACTATAAAGTGATTCAATTGCAGGCATCAAGATTGGTGCTGAAGAGGGTATTGTAGTTAAAACCTCATCCCCAACTGCAATGGCAGTTATGAGTGTTTGAGGGTAATAAGCAGCTACATTTCTACCAATCCAAGTTGCCGCGGTAGCGTTGGAAGCACCAATTCCAAGAAGCTGATTGTTGGGTACACTAATAATGACTCTAATCTTTGTTTTTGCAAGAGCTTTAAGTATATCTGGATTAGTATCATATAGTCTAATGTGTGCGATTTTTTGTAGTTGAAGAAATGATACCAAGTCTGATGCTGATACTAAATTTGATACATCTGTTCCAATGTTTATTCCCACATAAGGTTCTTGATCATCTTGCTTCTTTATCTCTACAAAAATGTCAATTTTACATTCAAATAGACATATATTCTGATACTATATGCACAAATATGTATTACTGAACTTCATGAATTGTGTGTGTGatgagagagggagagagagagagggaggggggggagagagggaggggggggagagagggaggggggagagagggagggagagagagagagagagggagggagagagagagagagagagagagagagagagagattgtaCCTGGTAAGAGAGAGGAGTGTGCTGTACAGGTGATGAAAATAAGTAGAATTGAGAGAAGGGTGAGCTTAGAATCTGCCATTGAAATGAAGTTGAAACTCTCTTTGTATCATCTTTTGTATAATAGAACTGAAATGAATATGTAACACTTGAAGTTTCTTGAAAGTACAAAAATCTGAACTTTCTTGGTTTATAGGTTGGAATTTGTCTGAGTAAGATCACAAGATCTAACTACTGTTTGAGTGAATGAATGGGTTTTGCTTTGGGGTTTCTAAATGTTTGGAGAAAATTACCAAATAGGTCTTGTAGTTGCTAGTGCAATAATGAAGTGGTATCATATACTGTACTTTATAGCTATATATAAATGGAATAATTTAATAAGGACATTTTTGGAACTTTGTTTGTCTGCTGGCATATAGGTTCTGTGGGCATACATGAGCTTAAGCTAGATTTCCAGGCTGGACTTGAGTAGCTACATCTGTCTGAAAGGCTGAGGTGTGATATAATTACAAAAATGCCCTTATGTTATTCAAGTGACTGTGGTTTTTTTATATAGTAGTACTTCCTTTTGGAAAAAAGGCCCTAACATCAAATGGTCCAAAATATCATAATATCAGAAAATGGCCCTAAATATCACGCAACTAAAAGTTGCGTTCCTGTAATATGAAGACCACGCATGGTAAACATGCGTTGGTGTGAAAACCACGCATTATAAATATGCATTGGTGTCCTGATATATCCCTGATAACGCATTAATTTTATGCGTTTATACCCTTAACGCAACTTTTAAATGCGCtttcaaaatttttatttttatttatttattttatattctaAAATTAATATTAACGCAAATAAAAAATACGTTTTGTAAAAACGTAAATAAAAAATGCGTTTTAAAGTGATAAAAATGGCCATTTTTTGAAAATGTGATATTTTGGATCATTTGTTATTGTTCAGAAATTGTGATAAAAAGGGCCAATACCCTTCATTTTGTTCAACTGTGGAAGCCAAGTGGAGGAAAGAATGGAGTTCGGGCATTGACAGCAGAAAGGTTGGAGGGGGTTACCTTTTCTGTTTTTTGTATTATACATTTATTAAGGCATCACGTGTTTTTCTTAAGCACATGAAAGAAAATAAAGAATGTTAACTTGTGGCCTTGCAGCCGTGACTAAAATAAGAATGATAGTTTCGGATCTTGAGTACAAGAGATAGGAGAATACGTCGGAAATATACAGGTGCACCGTACAAGTTGTGACCTACAAActgaaatttttgaaaaaattcaAGTTTCAGATCAAATACAAGAGATAGGACAGTATCGATGCGAACTGGCCATGAGCCCTGCAGACCTGTATACTTTACCATTTTTTCGAGGCTCATATTTTCTAATTTCTCCTATAAATTCTCTCCATTTGACGACTCTTTCTGATAAGCATGTGCAAAATCAGAAACTGGAAGTAAAATGCATTTGAACTGCCTCAACTCCACTATATGGCCAGCTCCACAGTGTCCGACATGATGTACCTAATCAAATACTACTATAGTAAATGTTTATACCGTTGCCCACAAGTTAACACTTGACAGTCTATCACTCATTGCAATTGCAAATGCTCTTTTCTGTATTTTTCAATCATGTTTAAAACAAGCAAAATTGTTTCAAAAGCACCTTTTGTTCCTCTAATTCTGTGAAACCAAATCATATCCTGCCATTATAATGTCTGTAATGGCCCCTTTGGAGCTGTTTGgtaatttggatttggatttcatttgaaatccaagacattcaaatattagtataaacATGAGAATTTGAAATGACAACTCAAATGCTGTCATTTGAAATTAAATGCAAGTTTCCAAATGCTTTCTAAGTATATTTTGGTGTCTGAATGTTTTCAACTTCTTAGGCGTGCTTCTATTCGATAAGAATACACCTAAAGTTTCGAGTTTAATTTGAATTGTTTATCAATGATTTGAGTTTGTGCTCTAACATTAGAGTAACATGGATGTTATTTGCTTAACTCGAACTCGATACCAGCAACCCTTGTATCTTCTACTTGTTTAAAATATTTACTCTAATCAGCTTTAACGATCATAATGTAATTTGATATCAATCTTTGATGAAAGgaagctgaagaagaatctccAGTATTAGGTGCAATGCAACTTTGAAGTTCATCCTATAGAAACTCACATTATGTCAACAAAAAGGCAAAATTGAGTACAAAAGCAGCAATCATTGCCCCAAACCCATTACAAAGAAATATACTACTTTAGAGCAATTACAGGGTCATCCCATCTACATTAGATTGCTGCAACCATAAATTCATCACACTAGTGGACACCTCCAAAACGGCTGCTAGTTCAACATTTATATGAATCAGCAGAGAACTGAAATTATATTGCACAGATACCGTCTATCACTTGGTGTTCATCATCTCAGAGCATTCACAAATGCTAACAAGGACTCAACATCCCTCTTTTCCGATGGGTACTTCACAGCCCGGGAAGAGTGTTTAGGATAGAAAAGTATGGTGGGGAAACTCCCTAGCTGTAATTCTTTCTGTGCAAATGCCTTTTGGTCTCCATCTGCCTGGAACTTTGCAACTTTAACTCCTGTTCCAGCTAACTTCTCAGCCAATTCCATGTATGATCCTTCCATTGCCTGCTCATAAAATAAGAAGAGTTCATTAGAACAATCCATTATTAATGACAAATCGCCAGCAGAAAATACTCAATGTACATCATTGGATACTTAGGTTAATCAAGTATTTACCTGGCAAAATTGGCACCAAGGTGCGTAAAGAACAACAAGCCATGTCTCTTTTCTGTCTTctagttttatcaaattttcaatTCCTTGCCTGCTCAAGCTCACCACATGCTGGCTGTTGAAAATGTCAGTGACAGTGGCTTCACCATTGGCTTTAACAGCTCCAGTTCCATTGCCATTTACATTCTCCTCCTTTATATTTCCCTTATGCAGCCCACATTCCTTTGCAGTagcatcctcccaccaccaccTTCCTTCTCTTTCGTGTTGACCTGGCAGAACTGGCCTTGTGCACGGCTCACAACCAATGGAGATGTATCCCTGTGCGTGCAATGAGTTCACAGGCACATTCATGGCACGGAGAAATTTCCATATGTCCGTACCTTGCACATTTGCCACTGGGTTCCATTTCACCAAACTACCTGGTCCACCCTCGAGTCCTTCAAAAACTGGATCCACTTGGACAACTGGAATCTCAGATCGAGTTCCTGGTGACTGATCTTTTCTTTGCCCAGTAACCCATGCTCTCAAACCCTTAAGAGCTCTCCTCAAAGGTCTCACTTTCCTCACACGGCAGCACTCCTGGTGGCCATCTTCATAGAAAGAAAACAAGCCCTTGGTCCTCACCAAAGCCTGAACTTCAACAGCATCTGGAAACATGTATTCGATGTGAATGCCATATTGCTTTTCAACTGCATCAAATAATTGGTATGTTTCAGGATTAAGCCTTCCAGTGTCCAGGCTGAATACTCGGAATGGACGACCAGTTAAATGAGCATACTCGATCAAAGCGACATCCTCAGCACCACTGCAAATTAATAAAACAGTTGAATTAATGTTCTGAAGGTTTCAGTACACAATCATAAAAAATTAAGCTAGAATCAAATATTGTAATGATGCAAGTAAAAGCCATACAAAATTTATTGCTAACCAAGAATATCTACTCGATGCAGTGTGCAAAGTGTTCTAGTCAATTTCAAATCAAAAACCAACAGCAGATCAGGAAATTCATGAGTTTTAATGGTCTATAGAACAGGACATCTAAATTTTTACTAGCCTTGGGAATATACATCAACAGAATACATTTATGATTTAACTCAAGTAGGCATGATTCTTTAGTGCACAAGAATAAATTCTATAGCCTTTTAGCAAAGAAAACAGTAGAATTTCGACAGGCAGTTTGATTTTAACATGTAAATTGAAAATTATATCTTTATACAAAGTTTAAAGCACAATATATATCAAAACTCATATGGAAATGAAAATAAAGTAAAGAGCAAATTATACCTGAAGGCAATTGCAATGTCATTTCCAAATTTTTCGAGGGCCTTGTCCATAATCTCAAGTGGGGATGCATTTTCAAGATCCTTAGCCAGTTTTTCATAGTCCTCTACCTCCACTTCAACTTTCTCCACCACTTCTGCAATTTCACCTAGAACCCCAGGGACAAAATTGTCATTTTAATTTTCAAAACACACTTCTAAACGTTTAATTTATACTAGCTAATTAGCAACACTGGTGAAAACTTTAACCTCAATGTAACCAGTAAATCTCTCCACACTACAAGTGCCTATTTTTAATAGCTTTAATCAAGATTCATTAAATTAGATACATAAACAATGATCTAAATAAAAGTAAACCGtagctaaaataaaattataaactcTACACAGATGCGAGCTTCAAAAAATGAAAAtacaaaacacaaaacacaaaacaaTACAGTTCGCCAATAATACAGATACAATTCAATTATTTTACAGTTTGTAAACAAAATAAATATGTGGTTAAAACATGCTCACGTGCACACACGCCTGTTTAAATTGTAATGAAACACAAACTAAAATCAGACATAACTCAATGTTAAAACATGAAGACATACCAGGAGAAAGAACAGTAGAAGCTGCAACAACAACCGAATCATTTCTCTTGGGCTGAGCATTAAGAGGCTTCACAGCCACCCGTTTCCTAGAAACATTTATAACCGTCGATAAAGATTGAGCCCGATCCAACGGCTGATATAAACCTAGCTGCGAAACTGCAAAATTAACAAAATTACCATCATTAAAACAGAAAACCCCGAAATTTTATTGGAACATATACTGATTTGTATCGCATATAAgcataattattaaaaaaaatcaaaacccGTGATTTTACATTTATcaatcaaaacaaaaaacaaaactAGCATTGCAtggttaaaaaaataaaataaaattcacCTTTGGTTTGTTCAAAAGAAGAAAACGAAGTAGACATAGAAGTAGAAGAAGTAACAGCAGCAAAAGCCATTGTATCTTCTGTGTTTGTGTGTAAATGTGTTATATGAAGATGAGTTATGATTTATGAAGTGGTGTGAATATGAATGAAATATATAGGGAAAGAGTAAACAACGGAGAGGGAAGGTGTTTAAGACATAAGCTGGCGGCCTTTCAGGGTTCATTGAACCTGGACACCCTTTTTTCCAGATTTATTTATCGCTGAcaatatgacttgatttatttgGCTGGTGCTACTTTTttcatatttttctttttctttcttctcaGCACTTTCGTCATTATTTTGGTCTCACTTTTTACTCCTATTCTATTATGGGGGCTCGTGTGGTGAAACGTGAAATCTACTGTGtttattttttcttattattTAAGGTAAAAATATATGGAGATATTTAGAAATTCGTAGTATATAAAATTCTTCTGCATATGGGATTTTGTTGATGATTATATTAATACTAGTTTACTGAGTCCATATGGTAAATtaatttaaagaaaaaaaaataatattagaaGACTATTATGATAAGTTGAGTACACAAATCTTAATAGATAATGTCGTAGAAATGAGAGTATCATGAATTATGATAAATACATATAGATACTtgtttttataatattttatatgctaataattaagaaaaataagaaaatataatataataagttAATTTTAGGAAAATGAGAAAAAATGTTAGTAAAAAATTTAGGTGAATATCAACATGAtaaaaaaaaatttcaaaaaaaaacatgataaatttatttaaaaagtAAGTATAAATTTTTGGGAGAATATTATGATggtaagttgatttcaaaaattttaataaaatatattataaaaaaataggAGAATATTATGAACGATAATAATATATTTAGCGGAATTTAAGGTAATTGTagattttgatatttattaactcaaaaattaaaaatattataaaatagaATAAGACGATTTGAGAGACGACACATAAGGCTgtcaaaaaattccaaaaatccgatattcgttcaaaaaatccgcattcgtatccgaaataaaacagatattatccgtattcgaatccgatGATTGCGAATATAGATATGGATATAGACATATTCGTATCCGATGATATTCGAatccgaataaatatattttatatttaaatatttcaataatttaaaaatatattatattaaatttatagtgtttttatatgtatatatacatatatatatatatattaaatattatgtttataaaattttatatacctatagaaaaaaatcatttgagttcaacaatttaaaaataacgattatattgaaaagataaatataattatttttttgaaaaattaaatatgattaaatcactttatctcttattttaatttttaaaaatgaaattttaattttttactatattttttcaatttttttaatttttaatattaaaaagaaaatatgattGAAAATCAGATTCGAATATCCGTCGGATCCGGAttcagatattattatttaaatatttcaagATTCGGATACATATACAGATATAGATTTTCGAATTCAGATCCAGATCAGTTTGACAACTTTAATGCCACATAACCACCTCCATCTtctataactatatatatatatatatatatattcatttttAAGCCTTACATTTATTTGGCAACTTAATCTTACTTTTTTTATTTTACCGATCTCAAGTTTTTTGTTTTtcatttaaacaaaataatagTTCAAACTTGACCAAAAAAATCGTTCAAAGCTGCTACAACATTAACACACGTATAAAATGCATACGGCTGACTGGATAATTTTATTTAGACAACCTACTAAATTGATTAAGATTCCAATGTATTTTGTGATCCATATACCTTATACTcttatttttttaaagaaaatatattcttctgttttttttatttatcaTTTTGATTGTTGCACATTTTAATGTGTTTTGACCGATTATTTAGAAATATAAttgttaaaataaattaaaatataagttatttactTTTATTTACGGAAAAAAATTACAAACGATAATTATAACTAACCGGTCAAAACACATTATTAAAATGTGTGTAAAAGTCAAAGTGACAaataaaaaaatagtgggagtattaaaagaaaataATGTATTATTTAGATATAGTTTTTACAaacaaatattagaaataaaatgaGTGGACTATTTTATCTTGACCACACAATAAATTTATAGGATATTGCTTAAAGAATATACCATCGCCGGAACTGACTACTGATTTATCATGCACCATATATGCAAGAGTATAATGATTCCCAAACTTTAGATGTTCGTGTGTCTACCATACGGAACTCACATTTCTCGTCAATGGTATCCAAAACCATAGTTCAGGTTTTATTGTTTTCCCGGTTCTCATGGCAAACAAGATTTCAAGCTAGAGAACTCAACCTATTAGACAAAAATTTACGCACAATGTGATCAACTAATTAGGTCCATGAATATAATCTACACATCGACATTACAAATTAACTGTTTTCTGGGTGAAGACGAGTATCACGGACCGGCATGAACGAACAATCAAGCACAATTAAcctcaatttatatatataaaaaatttcCATAAATTTCTAGAAATATATCACAACCATTTCTTAACAATAAAAAATCTCCATAAATTTCTAGAAATATATCACAACCATTTCTTAACCATTTGTAGTCAGAGGAGAATTAAACCCTT
This window contains:
- the LOC141671445 gene encoding glucan endo-1,3-beta-glucosidase 1; amino-acid sequence: MADSKLTLLSILLIFITCTAHSSLLPEIKKQDDQEPYVGINIGTDVSNLVSASDLVSFLQLQKIAHIRLYDTNPDILKALAKTKIRVIISVPNNQLLGIGASNATAATWIGRNVAAYYPQTLITAIAVGDEVLTTIPSSAPILMPAIESLYSALVASNLHTQIKISTPSAASIILDPFPPSQAYFNQTLTPIITQLLQFCSRTKSPLMMNLYPYYVFMQNKGVVPLENSLFKPLTPSKEMVDPNTLLHYTNVLDAMIDSVYSSMSNLNFSDVLVLVTETGWPSKGDSKEPYATIDNADTYNSNLIKHVLDRSGTPLHPEITSSVYLYELFNEDLRASPISEANWGLFYGNSTPVYLLHVSGSGTFLANDTTNQTYCIAMDAVDPRTLQTALDWACGPGRANCSEIQPGETCYKPNNVQNHASYAFDSYYQKEGRNAGSCDFKGVAMITTTDPSHGACIFPGSKKVTNTTSTVVNATQASGADQIRFISLFAVSYALICYPFFL
- the LOC141671446 gene encoding 5'-adenylylsulfate reductase 3, chloroplastic-like yields the protein MAFAAVTSSTSMSTSFSSFEQTKVSQLGLYQPLDRAQSLSTVINVSRKRVAVKPLNAQPKRNDSVVVAASTVLSPGEIAEVVEKVEVEVEDYEKLAKDLENASPLEIMDKALEKFGNDIAIAFSGAEDVALIEYAHLTGRPFRVFSLDTGRLNPETYQLFDAVEKQYGIHIEYMFPDAVEVQALVRTKGLFSFYEDGHQECCRVRKVRPLRRALKGLRAWVTGQRKDQSPGTRSEIPVVQVDPVFEGLEGGPGSLVKWNPVANVQGTDIWKFLRAMNVPVNSLHAQGYISIGCEPCTRPVLPGQHEREGRWWWEDATAKECGLHKGNIKEENVNGNGTGAVKANGEATVTDIFNSQHVVSLSRQGIENLIKLEDRKETWLVVLYAPWCQFCQAMEGSYMELAEKLAGTGVKVAKFQADGDQKAFAQKELQLGSFPTILFYPKHSSRAVKYPSEKRDVESLLAFVNALR